The genomic region CGGGCATCGTGATGCTGATCGTCATCCTGAACTCGGTGCCGAACCGCAGCATCTGGGTGATCGTCGGCGTCATCCTGGTGATCGGCTGGCCGGGCGGGATGCGGCTGATGCGCTCGACGGTGTTCTCGGTCCGCAACCGCGAGTACGTGCTGGCGGCCCGGTCGATCGGGGTGCCGCCGTTGCGGATCCTGCGCAAGCACGTGTTCCCGAACGCGATGGCGCCGCTGCTGGCGATGACCACGCTCGGCATCGGCGGCATGGTCGGCCTGGAGGCGGCACTGACCTTTCTCGGCGTCGGTCTGCAGCCGCCGTCGATCTCCTGGGGCTCGCAGTTCGGGGTCGCGGCCTCGTACCGCGACACCCCGCACCTGTTCATCTGGCCGGCGCTGTTCATCTCGACGATGACGATCTCGTTCATGATCATCGGCGACTCGATCCGCGACGCCCTCGACCCGAAGTTGATCCGATGAAGAGCGAAGTACTGCTGCGGGTCGAGGACCTCAGCGTGGAGTTCGACACGCCGCGGGGGCCGGTCCGGGCGGTGGACGGGGTTTCCTGGCAGGTGCGGGCGGGGGAGACGCTGGCGATCCTGGGCGAGTCGGGGTCGGGCAAGAGCGTGTCCACCCAGGCGCTGACCGGGATCCTGGAGATGCCGCCCGGGCGGATCGTGTCCGGTACGGCGAAGTACCGCGGCGACGACCTGATCACTATGTCGGTCAAGCAGCGCCGGCGGATCGTCGGGGACCGGATCACGATGGTGTTCCAGGACTCGCTGTCGGCGCTGAACCCGGTCCAGTCGGTGGGCAGGCAGATCGCGGAGTGCTACCGGGTGCACCGCGGCCTGTCCAAGGGCGCGGCGATGAAGCGGGCCGCCGAGATGCTCGACCGGGTGCGGATCCCGGCCGCGGCCAAGCGGGTGCACGACTACCCGCACGAGTTCTCCGGCGGCATGCGGCAGCGGGTGATGCTCGCGATGGCGCTCGCGCTGGAT from Kribbella flavida DSM 17836 harbors:
- a CDS encoding ABC transporter permease, whose protein sequence is MSEVQAVVSAEAQDLGDGRALSNRELLRALLRKPQFVLCSLLLLVFFTMAAFPKLFTSVDPRFCELAKSRQPRSDGHPFGYDIQGCDYFANVVHGARPSVLVSIIASFGIFVLAGGLGLLAGYFPGAVDALISRTADVLFAVPGIVMLIVILNSVPNRSIWVIVGVILVIGWPGGMRLMRSTVFSVRNREYVLAARSIGVPPLRILRKHVFPNAMAPLLAMTTLGIGGMVGLEAALTFLGVGLQPPSISWGSQFGVAASYRDTPHLFIWPALFISTMTISFMIIGDSIRDALDPKLIR
- a CDS encoding ABC transporter ATP-binding protein — protein: MKSEVLLRVEDLSVEFDTPRGPVRAVDGVSWQVRAGETLAILGESGSGKSVSTQALTGILEMPPGRIVSGTAKYRGDDLITMSVKQRRRIVGDRITMVFQDSLSALNPVQSVGRQIAECYRVHRGLSKGAAMKRAAEMLDRVRIPAAAKRVHDYPHEFSGGMRQRVMLAMALALDPDVLIADEPTTALDVTVQAQILELIAELQAERDMGVVLITHDLGVVADVADNVVVMYAGHVVERATTAAALEQPMHPYTEGLLGSMPSADLKGQELPTIPGTPPSLRAIPSGCAFRTRCRLAIDECALEVPPLLTVAPGRDAACIRRTGNAVKETVR